In Oryza sativa Japonica Group chromosome 11, ASM3414082v1, the following are encoded in one genomic region:
- the LOC4350404 gene encoding pentatricopeptide repeat-containing protein At3g49240, mitochondrial, translated as MALSKPLLSRLLPLPLPLRPHLRLLCLATATPTPAPTPADADQATPTDAAAERRRRKRRLRVEPPSARGGPAPQRAPGAPRPASNPNAPKLPEPASALSGKRLDLHRRILALVREDDLDEAALLTRHSIYSNCRPTVFTCNAVLAALLRQARYADLLSLHRFVTQASVAPTVATYNLLLQAYCDCRRPDTALEHFRLLLKDDSPVLPSPTTYRILARSLAENGKLEQAIELKDGMLERGLVAPDPQVYALVMGGFVNAGDGDTVVSLYEELVEKLGGGQILDGMVYGNLMKGYFLKGMEKEAMDCYAEVLGEGSKVRFGAVSYNMVLDALGRNGKLDDALQLFDRMCEEHDPPRRIAVNLGSFNVMVDAYCRAERFQDAIEVFGKMGEKRCAPDALSYNNLIDWLGKNELVGEAEQLYKEMGERGVNPDEYTYVLLIESYFKVDRVDDSVSYFNKMFVAGLRPNANAFNKVIGGLVKVDRLDEAQGFFDKMPEKEVKPNIGSYELLLRAYIDAARLDDAIKMAKCILLDESVVFSDELKALLEGALQKDGRDGDMTKLYEDVEREKAEAAARAAEEKARAEALAKEEEERKKAEAKAKEEAAARASRAAIEAVLGRKKEGENDDSTVNVEEAQVVESHSDTNDITEENEGDDQKKSGDALP; from the coding sequence atggcgctCTCTAAgccgctcctctcccgcctcctccctctccctctccctctccgcccccacctccgcctcctctgccTCGCTACCGCAACCCCCACCCCGGCCCCAACCCCGGCCGACGCCGACCAGGCCACCCcgaccgacgccgccgccgagcgccgccgccgcaagcgccgcctccgcgtggaGCCGCCCAGCGCACGCGGCGGTCCGGCGCCGCAGCGCGCCCCGGGGGCGCCGCGCCCGGCGTCCAACCCCAACGCGCCCAAGCTCCccgagccggcctccgcgcTCTCCGGCAAGCGCCTCGACCTCCACCGCCGCATCCTCGCGCTCGTCCGCGAGGACGACCTCGACGAGGCCGCGCTGCTCACCCGCCACTCCATCTACTCCAACTGCAGGCCCACGGTGTTCACCTGcaacgccgtcctcgccgcgctGCTCCGCCAGGCGCGCTACGCCGACCTCCTCTCGCTCCACCGCTTCGTCACGCAGGCCTCCGTCGCGCCCACCGTCGCCACCTACAACCTCCTCCTCCAGGCCTACTGCGACTGCCGCCGCCCCGACACCGCGCTCGAGCACTTCCGCCTCCTCCTCAAGGACGACTCCCCCGTCCTCCCCTCGCCCACCACCTACCGCATCCTCGCCCGCTCCCTCGCTGAGAATGGGAAGCTTGAACAGGCCATCGAGCTCAAAGATGGGATGCTGGAGCGTGGCCTCGTTGCCCCTGATCCCCAGGTGTACGCCCTTGTCATGGGTGGCTTTGTCAACGCCGGGGATGGCGACACAGTGGTCTCTCTGTACGAGGAGCTTGTTGAGAAGCTCGGCGGTGGGCAGATTCTTGATGGGATGGTTTATGGGAACTTAATGAAGGGGTACTTCTTGAAGGGTATGGAGAAAGAGGCCATGGATTGCTACGCGGAGGTGCTTGGGGAGGGTTCGAAGGTGAGGTTTGGGGCTGTGAGTTACAACATGGTGCTCGATGCCCTTGGGAGGAATGGGAAGTTGGACGATGCGCTCCAGCTGTTTGATAGGATGTGCGAGGAGCATGATCCACCAAGGAGGATTGCTGTGAACCTGGGGAGCTTTAATGTCATGGTGGATGCATACTGCCGGGCTGAAAGGTTCCAGGATGCGATTGAGGTGTTTGGTAAGATGGGTGAGAAGAGGTGTGCTCCGGATGCACTCTCCTACAATAATCTGATTGACTGGCTTGGGAAGAATGAACTTGTTGGGGAGGCGGAACAATTGTACAAGGAGATGGGTGAGCGTGGTGTTAACCCTGATGAGTACACTTATGTCTTGCTAATTGAGTCCTACTTTAAGGTGGATAGGGTGGATGACTCTGTTTCTTACTTCAATAAGATGTTCGTTGCTGGCTTGAGACCTAATGCCAATGCATTTAACAAAGTTATTGGTGGCTTGGTGAAGGTTGATAGGCTTGATGAGGCACAGGGGTTTTTTGATAAGATGCCAGAAAAGGAAGTCAAGCCAAATATTGGTAGCTATGAGCTGTTGTTGAGGGCGTATATTGATGCTGCGAGGTTGGATGATGCAATTAAGATGGCCAAGTGTATTCTTTTGGATGAGAGTGTTGTGTTTAGCGATGAATTAAAGGCACTTTTGGAAGGGGCACTACAGAAAGATGGGAGAGATGGGGATATGACGAAGTTGTATGAGGATGTTGAGAGGGAGAAAGCAGAGGCAGCTGCACGTGCAGCTGAAGAGAAGGCTAGAGCGGAGGCTTTAGctaaagaagaagaggagaggaagaaggccGAGGCAAAGGCCAAGGAGGAAGCTGCTGCCAGGGCTAGTCGAGCAGCAATTGAGGCAGTGCTTGGTCGCAAGAAGGAAGGTGAAAATGATGATTCAACTGTTAATGTTGAGGAGGCGCAGGTTGTTGAGTCCCATAGTGACACCAATGATATTACAGAAGAGAATGAAGGTGATGATCAGAAGAAATCTGGTGATGCCTTGCCATAG
- the LOC4350405 gene encoding protein ALP1-like: protein MSHQSDTSSSSNDSEDSNIIHPASIYSMEEFIAEQSIVDNFLQRIIVKIEAKIEAQKASTSHPRSGERKYVKRNREEGHRRLVEDYFSKDPIYSDKQFRARYRMRRPLFLRIVHALGEWSPYFTSRRDAINRQGLSPLQKCTIAIRALACGTLGDAIDEYVDTGISTALECLDWFVEGVIDNFGEEYLRSPTSEDMQHILQMNEARGFPGMLGSIGCMHWEWKNCPVIWRRHLTHTDHGATTMILEAVASNDSWIWHAFFGAIGSNNEITILGQPQLFTELLKGQAAHVQFSVNRRQYNTGYYLADGIYPEGNVFVKTVTLPQSEKDQLFARHQEGARKDVQEAFGLLQSRFAIVRGPTRFFQQETLVKIMQACIILHNMTVEDEKDMGSSCFDSDEILGTLAVLLSDINTVPAGCYAEVVRRNASVCAQPTHAQLRRDLMEHIWQRFGPFGNK, encoded by the coding sequence ATGTCCCATCAATCAGACACATCTTCAAGCTCAAATGATTCCGAAGATAGCAACATCATCCACCCAGCCAGCATATACTCTATGGAAGAATTCATTGCTGAGCAAAGCATCGTGGACAATTTTCTTCAGCGGATCATTGTGAAGATTGAGGCCAAGATTGAAGCTCAGAAAGCTAGTACATCTCACCCTCGAAGTGGTGAACGGAAATATGTAAAGAGGAACCGCGAAGAGGGCCATCGACGACTCGTGGAAGATTACTTCTCTAAAGATCCAATCTACAGTGATAAACAGTTCCGTGCAAGGTACCGGATGAGAAGACCCCTTTTTCTACGTATTGTTCATGCCTTAGGTGAGTGGTCTCCCTATTTCACTAGTAGGAGAGATGCCATTAATCGTCAAGGGCTCTCACCTTTGCAAAAATGCACAATAGCCATTCGTGCATTAGCATGTGGCACCCTCGGAGACGCCATTGATGAATACGTAGATACTGGTATCAGCACAGCACTGGAGTGTTTGGATTGGTTTGTGGAAGGGGTGATTGACAATTTTGGTGAAGAATATTTGCGAAGCCCCACTAGTGAGGATATGCAACATATACTACAAATGAATGAGGCACGGGGCTTCCCTGGCATGTTAGGAAGTATTGGCTGTATGCACTGGGAGTGGAAAAATTGCCCAGTTATATGGAGGCGTCACCTTACTCATACCGATCATGGTGCGACTACAATGATTCTTGAAGCGGTTGCTTCAAATGACAGCTGGATATGGCATGCTTTCTTTGGTGCCATTGGATCGAACAATGAGATCACCATTCTCGGCCAACCACAGTTGTTCACCGAATTGTTGAAAGGCCAAGCTGCTCATGTGCAATTTTCTGTCAACAGGAGGCAATACAATACAGGCTACTATCTTGCTGATGGAATATACCCAGAAGGCAATGTCTTTGTTAAAACAGTAACCCTCCCTCAGAGCGAAAAGGATCAATTGTTTGCACGGCATCAAGAAGGAGCAAGGAAGGACGTCCAGGAAGCCTTTGGACTTCTACAATCTCGTTTTGCCATTGTGCGTGGTCCCACTCGTTTCTTTCAACAAGAGACTCTTGTCAAAATTATGCAAGCTTGCATTATACTTCACAACATGACAGTTGAGGATGAGAAAGATATGGGAAGCTCTTGTTTTGACTCGGATGAAATCTTAGGGACACTGGCTGTTCTTTTATCAGATATCAACACTGTGCCTGCTGGCTGTTATGCTGAAGTGGTACGGAGAAATGCTTCTGTTTGTGCTCAACCAACACATGCACAACTTAGAAGGGACTTAATGGAGCATATTTGGCAGCGTTTTGGTCCATTTGGCAACAAGTAA
- the LOC4350406 gene encoding large ribosomal subunit protein eL38z/eL38y — MPKQIHEIKDFLLTARRKDARSVRIKRTKDAVKFKVRCSKYLYTLCVFDADKANKLKQSLPPGLTVQEV, encoded by the exons ATG CCGAAGCAGATCCACGAGATCAAGGACTTCCTCctgacggcgaggaggaaggacgCGCGGTCGGTGCGGATCAAGAGGACCAAGGACGCCGTCAAGTTCAAGGTGCGGTGCTCCAAGTACCTCTACACCCTCTGCGTCTTCGACGCCGACAAGGCCAACAAGCTCAAGCAGTCGCTCCCCCCAG GTTTGACTGTCCAGGAGGTTTAA